From the genome of Primulina eburnea isolate SZY01 chromosome 12, ASM2296580v1, whole genome shotgun sequence, one region includes:
- the LOC140808139 gene encoding probable WRKY transcription factor 7 produces MAVDLMPGFSFISKMEENAAREAAAAGLQSVDKLVIILSNAKKFHTDPNAAVDCRAVADIAVNKFKKFITLLDRTRTGHARFRRGPVPESKKIEPALESVGPPSQAPKPVDNASSTKIYCPTPVQRLPPLPNHHQKLVRNGSFERKETSTTINFASPATSFMSSLTGDTDSLQPSMSSGFQITNLSQVSSAGRPPLSSSSFKRKCSSMDDSNNKCGGGSTGSRCHCPKKKKSRAKRVMRIPAISMKMADIPPDDYSWRKYGQKPIKGSPHPRGYYKCSSVRGCPARKHVERAFDDPTMLIVTYEGEHNHSHSTTETPPALVLESS; encoded by the exons ATGGCCGTAGATTTAATGCCGGGCTTCAGTTTCATCTCCAAGATGGAAGAGAACGCCGCCAGAGAAGCTGCCGCTGCTGGTCTTCAGAGCGTCGATAAGCTTGTGATTATTCTCTCCAACGCAAAAAAATTCCACACAGATCCCAACGCCGCCGTAGATTGCCGTGCAGTAGCCGATATCGCGGTCAACAAATTCAAGAAATTCATCACTTTGCTCGATCGGACCAGAACCGGACACGCGAGATTTCGCCGAGGCCCAGTTCCCGAAAGCAAAAAGATAGAGCCGGCTCTGGAATCGGTTGGACCACCGTCCCAAGCTCCAAAGCCGGTGGATAATGCTTCGAGCACGAAAATTTACTGCCCGACTCCTGTCCAGCGGCTTCCGCCGCTGCCGAACCACCACCAGAAGCTGGTGAGGAATGGTTCGTTCGAGAGGAAAGAGACTTCAACCACCATAAACTTCGCCTCGCCGGCGACTTCTTTTATGTCTTCGTTGACCGGAGACACCGACAGCTTACAGCCATCGATGTCTTCGGGATTTCAAATCACAAATCTGTCGCAGGTTTCCTCCGCCGGCCGTCCGCCGCTCTCGAGTTCGTCTTTTAAGCGGAAGTGCAGCTCCATGGACGATTCCAACAACAAGTGCGGGGGCGGGTCGACCGGGAGTCGTTGCCATTGTCCCAAGAAAAA GAAATCAAGGGCGAAAAGAGTCATGAGGATTCCAGCTATAAGCATGAAGATGGCTGATATTCCACCCGATGATTACTCTTGGAGGAAATATGGTCAGAAGCCCATCAAGGGTTCCCCTCATCCTAG GGGATATTACAAATGTAGTAGCGTCAGAGGGTGTCCTGCCCGAAAGCATGTAGAACGGGCTTTCGATGATCCGACAATGCTTATAGTAACCTATGAAGGAGAACACAATCATTCCCATTCCACGACAGAAACACCACCTGCACTAGTTCTTGAATCATCTTAA
- the LOC140808441 gene encoding uncharacterized protein At4g06744, with amino-acid sequence MEKCLVGLVEVLIFICMILLISLDVNIQVRCQKVLEVGSGGGAGGGGGVVKLQTTRPPAPSPSQVSSLFADERLAVVYPVIQKFKNIIISDPLNITATWIGTDICSYKGFYCDAPPDNKSAIALASIDFNGFQLSAPTLDGFLDQLPDIALFHANSNRFSGTISPNISKLPYLYELDVSNNLLSGPFPTAIVGMNGLSFLDIRFNFFTGSVPSQLFTKDLDVVFINNNNFLTRLPENIGNAHVLYLTLANNKFFGPIPHSISRVFSSLTEVLLLNNLLSGCLPYELGFLKQVTLFDAGNNLLTGLLPFSLGCLQNLEILNFAGNLLYGNVPEVLCSLGNLVNLSLSDNYFMHVGPICLKLVKNGVLDVKKNCIPGLPLQRSVAECAAFFARPRYCPYTATYAHMPCWFPHPNSAPLALSELATSPLP; translated from the coding sequence atgGAGAAATGTTTGGTCGGATTAGTTGAAGTTCTGATCTTTATCTGCATGATCCTACTTATTTCCCTGGATGTCAATATACAAGTTCGCTGTCAAAAAGTACTTGAAGTAGGCAGTGGCGGTGGCGCCGGAGGCGGTGGTGGGGTGGTAAAACTACAAACAACACGGCCACCAGCACCTTCTCCTTCACAGGTCTCATCTCTTTTTGCTGATGAAAGGCTTGCTGTAGTGTATCCTGTCATTCAAAAATTCAAGAACATCATAATTTCCGATCCATTAAATATCACAGCCACCTGGATCGGCACGGATATATGCAGTTACAAGGGATTTTACTGTGATGCCCCTCCGGATAACAAATCCGCCATCGCACTTGCTTCCATTGATTTCAATGGATTCCAATTATCAGCACCAACCCTCGACGGGTTTCTTGATCAGCTCCCGGATATAGCTCTTTTCCATGCAAATTCCAACAGATTTTCAGGAACAATTTCTCCAAACATTTCCAAGCTACCCTATCTCTACGAGTTAGACGTAAGTAACAACCTGTTATCAGGGCCATTTCCCACAGCCATTGTAGGCATGAACGGCCTGTCTTTCTTGGACATACGGTTCAATTTCTTCACCGGTTCGGTCCCGTCCCAACTTTTCACGAAAGACCTCGACGTAGTATTCATTAACAACAACAATTTCTTGACCAGGCTGCCTGAAAACATCGGCAACGCACATGTTCTTTACCTCACCTTAGCTAATAACAAGTTTTTCGGCCCAATCCCACATAGCATTTCCAGGGTTTTCTCAAGTTTAACGGAGGTTCTGCTCCTCAACAATTTACTAAGCGGCTGCCTGCCTTACGAACTAGGATTCTTGAAACAGGTTACTTTATTTGACGCTGGAAACAATCTTCTAACCGGGCTTTTGCCATTTTCTCTGGGTTGCTTGCAAAACCTGGAGATTCTAAATTTTGCTGGCAATCTGTTGTATGGAAATGTGCCCGAAGTACTATGCAGCCTAGGAAACTTGGTTAATCTTTCGCTGTCGGATAACTATTTCATGCACGTTGGTCCCATTTGTTTGAAACTCGTCAAGAATGGCGTGCTTGATgtgaaaaaaaattgtattcCTGGTCTGCCATTACAGAGATCAGTGGCAGAATGTGCAGCATTTTTCGCACGTCCGAGGTATTGTCCCTATACTGCAACATATGCACATATGCCTTGTTGGTTTCCTCACCCTAACTCTGCGCCATTGGCCCTATCTGAATTGGCTACGTCACCACTTCCTTAG